A single genomic interval of Cucumis sativus cultivar 9930 chromosome 7, Cucumber_9930_V3, whole genome shotgun sequence harbors:
- the LOC101205572 gene encoding chaperonin CPN60-2, mitochondrial yields the protein MHRFASGLASKARLANNSARQINSRFNSSRNYAAKHIKFGVEARTLMLRGVEELADAVKVTMGPKGRNVVLEQSFGAPKVTKDGVTVAKSIEFEDKVKNVGASLVKQVANATNDVAGDGTTCATVLTRAIFTEGCKSVASGVNAMDLRRGITMAVDSVITTLKSRARMISTSEEIAQVGTISANGEREIGELIAKALEKVGKEGVITISDGNTLDNELEIVEGMKLDRGYISPYFITNQKNQKCELEDPLILIHEKKISNLNAVVKVLELALKRQRPLLIVAEDVESEALATLILNKLRAGIKVCAIKAPGFGDNRKAGMQDLAILTGAQVITEELSLNLEKVGFESLGSCKKVTVSKDDTVILDGAGDKKAIEEQSDQLRSLIELSTSDYDKEKLQERLAKLSGGVAVLKIGGASEAEVGEKKDRVTDAVNATRAAVEEGIVAGGGVALLYASKELEKLQTANFDQKIGVQIIQNALKMPIYTIASNAGVEGAIVIGKLLQQDNHELGYDAAKGEYVDMIKAGIIDPLKVIRTALVDAASVSSLMTTTEAVVVEQPNDEKEATPSMGGMGY from the exons ATGCACCGCTTCGCCTCTGGCCTTGCTTCCAAAGCCAG gTTGGCTAACAACTCTGCTCGCCAG ATCAATTCTAGATTCAACTCCAGTAGGAATTATGCAGCGAAACACATTAAATTTGGGGTTGAAGCACGCACCTTGATGCTTAGGGGTGTCGAAGAGCTTGCTGATGCTGTCAAAGTTACAATGGGTCCGAAA GGACGTAACGTAGTCTTAGAGCAAAGTTTTGGTGCTCCAAAAGTGACAAAAGACGGTGTTACTGTTGCAAAGAGTATTGAGTTCGAAGATAAAGTGAAAAATGTTGGGGCCAGTTTGGTGAAGCAGGTTGCAAATGCTACCAATGATGTGGCAGGAGATG gCACAACGTGTGCAACGGTTCTTACTCGTGCAATATTTACTGAAGGATGCAAATCTGTGGCTTCTGGAGTGAATGCTATGGACTTAAGACGTGGGATTACTATGGCAGTTGATTCTGTTATTACAACTCTGAAGAGCAGAGCGCGAATGATCAGCACATCTGAAGAAATAGCACAG gTTGGAACTATATCAGCAAATGGAGAACGAGAGATTGGTGAGCTAATAGCTAAGGCCTTGGAAAAAGTAGGCAAGGAAGGAGTTATTACCATTTCA GATGGTAACACACTTGATAATGAATTGGAAATTGTTGAGGGGATGAAGCTGGATAGGGGTTATATATCTCCTTATTTTATTACCAACcagaaaaaccaaaaatgt GAATTGGAAGATCcactaattttaattcacGAGaagaaaatctcaaatttaaatgctGTGGTAAAAGTCTTGGAGTTGGCACTGAAG AGACAAAGACCTTTACTTATTGTTGCTGAGGATGTGGAAAGTGAAGCATTAGCTactcttattttaaataagttaCGCGCTGGTATAAAG GTTTGTGCAATCAAAGCCCCCGGGTTTGGAGATAATAGGAAGGCTGGCATGCAGGATTTGGCAATTCTCACAGGAGCTCAA GTCATAACCGAGGAACTTAGTCTAAACCTTGAAAAAGTTGGTTTTGAATCACTTGGCTCCTGCAAAAAG GTTACAGTGTCAAAAGATGATACTGTAATTCTTGATGGGGCTGGTGACAAGAAGGCAATTGAAGAACAGTCTGACcag TTGAGATCCTTGATTGAGTTGAGCACTTCAGACTATGACAAGGAAAAGCTGCAAGAACGGCTTGCAAAGTTATCTGGTGGAGTTGCTGTTCTTAAG ATTGGTGGGGCTAGTGAGGCTGAGGTTGGGGAAAAGAAGGACAGAGTTACTGATGCAGTTAATGCTACCAGAGCTGCCGTGGAGGAGGGAATTGTAGCTG GTGGTGGTGTTGCTCTGCTCTATGCATCAAAGGAGTTGGAGAAGTTGCAGACGGCAAATTTTGATCAGAAAATTGGTGttcaaatcattcaaaatgCTCTAAAG ATGCCTATTTATACAATTGCTTCCAATGCTGGAGTTGAAGGAGCAATAGTGATTGGCAAGCTACTACAACAGGACAACCACGAACTCGGATATGATGCAGCTAAAG GTGAATATGTAGACATGATCAAGGCTGGCATTATTGATCCCTTGAAAGTTATCAGGACCGCCCTAGTAGATGCTGCAAG CGTATCTTCGCTAATGACAACAACAGAAGCCGTGGTGGTCGAACAACCTAACGATGAGAAGGAAGCCACACCATCTATGGGAGGCATGGGTTATTGA